The sequence below is a genomic window from Salvelinus namaycush isolate Seneca unplaced genomic scaffold, SaNama_1.0 Scaffold166, whole genome shotgun sequence.
TGTGTTACATTATGTTACATTGTGTTACAGGGGCgtaactttggttttagaagtgggggggacataattatTATTGTTTTTAAATCCAATCGGATAAACAGCCTACCCAAccactcggaggcgtccgcatggtcctaaagtatACCGTCGCCTCGTATTGTACCACATTCCAATGTGTAAAAGTTGCGCCCCTGTTGTGTTACATTGTCCATGTTTGACATTGTTTACTGTAACGTCTCCACTTACGACAGGTAGGGTTTGATGGCCACATCCAGGCTGGTCTCTGATTCCAGAGGGTAGGCACAGGAGAAGGGCACGCTCACGGGTCGGCTGAAGGACACGTTGTGAATGTGGTagatgaataagctgttggaaaAGATGGCGTCAGTTCCGTTTGTCTGGTGAAAGGGGGAAAAGGGAAGAAGATTAGAAGCCAGGAGAGGACCTCTCCCCAGTCCTCAGAATAATACAATTCTTGGACTATTGCATTTCAGTTAATCTGTTCATCATTTTCTGTTGACGGCAACATGTCTCACAGGAAGTGTTCTCTGTTGAAGGTTTCGGTGAGGAACGGGGTGAACGGGTCGGGGTCTGTTCTCACCTCCAAAGTGTTTCCGCAGGTGCCCTCCGTGCGCTCCACCTGGTACCATACCATGCCGCCACGCTCTTCGTGAGCGTTACACCGGGGGTCGGCCAGGTTAGCGGTGGTGGCATCCAGACCAGCGGCCTCCAGGTTAGTCCTGTTGAGACCCACCTGTACCAGGCTCCGCCCACACACTACCGCTGGGTGCAGCAAAACAGGCTGAtctgtaagagagaaagagagcgagagagggatgagaaaAGAAAGACAACATGAAAGAAGTTATTCAAGAACACAAAATGAAAAGAAGGAATTACAAATTCTCATATACACTCTTAGAGAAAATGATTTCAAAATAGTTCTTCGGCTCTTTCCATaggagaaccccttttggttccaggtcgaACCCTCTAGGGAAGGGGTTCAACTTGGAACCCattagggttctacctggaaccaaaaaagggttcttcaaagggttctcctatgggggcagccgaagaacccttttaggttctagatagcaccttttttctaagagtgtacatagGTCCTCAAGCAGGTGTTTTCTGAGAACTCACCTGGCCTCTCACACCGCCAAGTGACCCCATCATTGCTCACGCAGGTCTCCCCCGCTCTGCAGGTACCACACATTGCTTTTGGCGTAGTCGTGGCAACCtgtgactgtgttgttgttgtggtgcgATTGTTGTCTACTGGTGTTCTTGTCGAGGTGACAACATCTACTGGTGATTTTGTCGTAGTGGTGATATTTACGGATGTTTGTGTTGTCGTAGTGATCTTAATAGGTGTTTGTGTTGTCGTGGTGACCTTAACCGGTGTCTGCATTATCGTGGTAATCTTAACAGGTGTTTGCGGTGTTGTGGTGATCTTATCAGGTGTTTGTGTTGTCGTGGGTATCGTAACAGGTATTTGTGTTGTTGGGGTGTCTTTTACAGGTGCATTTGTTGTCTTGGTGACCTTTACAGGTGTTTGTGTTGTCGTCGGGATCTTTACAGGTGCTTTTGTTGTCGTGGTGACCTCTACAGGTGcttttgttgttgtggttgttgttgttgtggtggttgttgttgtggttgttgttgtgactggttgtggtgttgtggtgggaGCTGTCACATCTGGAACAAGGAGTTAAACAGCAGACACAGTTACGAGGGAACATTCATCGCTCATGTTTTGAAAGAACTAGTATGCTGGTATTACCAGAATCATACAATACACctatatgaatgaatgaatgaatatgcGGAGTACTGTTGATATCTAGGGCCATAAGAAGAACATCATGGTGTATATAACCAGCTGGTGAATGACTAAGCAGTAAACAGTTAAAGAAGTAAATACAATAACTTCAATTCAAAAGGCAGAACAACAACAGCAAGTCCCACTCAGAACTTGGCAAAGCAGGGGGTGAAACCTTACATGCACAATAGGCGAAGTAGCACCCGGGAGGCATGACGAACTTGTACACAAAGTAGTTCCCAGGGCATGCCTTGACGTGGATGGGCTGAGACTGCACCCAGCAGCAGTCCTCATTGAAGCTGGCGCAGACTGCACTCTGGACAATTTCATCCACCTGCTGGGGGGGAGGAAACGCCAGCCACAAGGGAGCCTGGGTGCCGCACTTGAACGAATCCACGCACTTGTCCGGCATGGACACGCTCTGGTTGCCGATGTACATGCGGTAATAGCCGTCCCAGTGGACGTTGCGGTCGCAGTGCTTGTTGCCCACGACGTTGTTGGTGGAACGCCAGGCGTCGTTCAGGACCGTGTAGATCTTGCAAGGGTTGGCGCACTGCTGGATGCCGTCGACCGTGATGCAGTCCTCCCCGTCGGCGCACTCGTTGAAGCCGCAGCTGAACCG
It includes:
- the LOC120037259 gene encoding uromodulin-like, with amino-acid sequence MCGTCRAGETCVSNDGVTWRCERPDQPVLLHPAVVCGRSLVQVGLNRTNLEAAGLDATTANLADPRCNAHEERGGMVWYQVERTEGTCGNTLETNGTDAIFSNSLFIYHIHNVSFSRPVSVPFSCAYPLESETSLDVAIKPYLS